A genomic window from Labrus bergylta chromosome 7, fLabBer1.1, whole genome shotgun sequence includes:
- the polr3b gene encoding DNA-directed RNA polymerase III subunit RPC2 — protein MEAFGGEFCDMTPQELAAPVNTVAEKWKLLPAFLKVKGLVKQHIDSFNYFINVEIKKIMKANEKITSDADPMWYLKYLNIYVGMPDVEESFNVTRPVSPHECRLRDMTYSAPITVDIEYTRGSQRIIRNALPIGRMPIMLRSSNCVLTGKTPMEFAKLNECPLDPGGYFIVKGQEKVILIQEQLSKNRIIVEQDRKGAVGASVTSSTHEKKSRTNMIVKQGRFYLRHNTLSEDAPIAIIFKGMGVESDQEIVQMIGTEEHVMSSFAPSLEECQKAQIFTQTQALRYLGNKVRRQRMWGGPKKTKMEEARELLASLILTHVPVKEFNFRAKCIYLAVMVRRVILAQGDNKVDDRDYYGNKRLELAGQLLSLLFEDLFKKFNSELKKIADQIIPKQRAAQFDVVKHMRQDQITNGMVNAISTGNWSLKRFKMDRQGVTQVLSRLSYISALGMMTRISSQFEKTRKVSGPRSLQPSQWGMLCPSDTPEGEACGLVKNLALMTHITTDMEDGPIIKLAFNLGVEDVNLLCGEELSYPSVFLVFLNGNILGVIRDHHKLVGTFRLMRRAGFINEFVSISTNLTDRCVYISSDGGRLCRPYIIVKKGQPMVKNKHIEDLSQGYRTFEDFLHEGLVEYLDVNEENDCQIALYEHVICKDTTHLEIEPFTLLGVCAGLIPYPHHNQSPRNTYQCAMGKQAMGTIGYNQRNRIDTLMYLLAYPQKPMVKTKTIEMIDFEKLPAGQNATVAVMSYSGYDIEDALVLNKASLDRGFGRCLVYKNAKCTLRRYTNQTFDKVMGPMLDAATRKPIWRHSILDADGICSPGEKVENKQVLVNKSMPTVTQTPLEGSTQPGQPQYRDVPVSYKGSTDSYIEKVMISSNAEDAFLIKILLRQTRRPEIGDKFSSRHGQKGVCGLIVPQEDMPFCDSGICPDIIMNPHGYPSRMTVGKLIELLAGKAGVLDGRFHYGTAFGGSKVKDVCEDLIRYGYNYQGKDYVTSGITGEPLEAYIYFGPVYYQKLKHMVLDKMHARARGPRAVLTRQPTEGRSRDGGLRLGEMERDCLIGYGASMLLLERLMISSDAFEVDVCGQCGLLGYSGWCHYCKSSCHVSTLRIPYACKLLFQELQSMNIIPRLKLSRYNE, from the exons ATGGAGGCATTTGGAGGGGAGTTTTGTGACATGACTCCGCAGGAGCTGGCGGCTCCTGTCAACACTGTAGCG GAGAAGTGGAAACTGTTGCCAGCCTTCCTGAAG GTGAAAGGATTGGTGAAGCAACACATCGACTCGTTCAACTATTTTATCAACGTGGAG ATTAAGAAGATAATGAAAGCAAATGAGAAGATCACAAGTGATGCAGATCCAATGTGGTACCTCAA ATACCTCAATATCTATGTAGGCATGCCTGATGTTGAAGAAAGCTTCAATGTAACCAGACCAGTGTCTCCTCATGAG TGTCGTCTCAGAGACATGACGTACTCGGCGCCCATCACAGTGGACATAGAGTACACTCGTGGCAGTCAGAGAATCATCCGCAATGCTTTGCCCATCGGAAG AATGCCAATCATGCTGCGGAGCTCCAACTGTGTTCTCACAGGAAAGACACCTATGGAGTTTGCAAAACTTAATGAATGTCCTCTGGATCCAG GCGgttattttattgtgaaaggtcAAGAGAAAGTCATTCTGATCCAAGAGCAGCTGTCCAAGAATCGAATCATTGTGGAGCAGGACAGGAAGGGTGCAGTCGGAGCCTCAGTTACCAG ctCCACtcatgaaaagaaaagcagaaccAATATGATTGTCAAACAAGGAAGATTCTACTTGAGGCACAACACGCTGTCAGAGGACGCCCCTATTGCCATCATATTCAAG GGTATGGGCGTAGAGAGTGACCAGGAGATTGTGCAGATGATCGGCACAGAGGAGCATGTAATGTCCAGCTTTGCCCCGAGCCTGGAGGAGTGTCAGAAGGCTCAGATCTTCACACAGACTCAG gCTCTGAGGTACCTGGGGAATAAAGTGCGCAGGCAGCGCATGTGGGGAGGCCCCAAGAAGACCAAGATGGAGGAGGCCAGAGAGCTTTTGGCGTCTTTGATCCTCACACACGTGCCT GTGAAAGAGTTTAATTTTCGAGCAAAGTGCATTTACCTGGCTGTGATGGTACGGAGGGTGATCCTGGCTCAAGGGGACAACAAGGTGGACGACAGAGATTATTATGGCAACAAACGTCTTGAGTTGGCCGGACAG ctcctgtctctgctgtttgAAGATCTGTTTAAAAAGTTCAACTCTGAACTGAAGAAAATCGCTGACCAGATCATCCCAAAGCAGAGAGCGGCTCAGTTTGATGTCGTGAAGCACATGCGGCAGGATCAGATCACCAACGGCATGGTCAACGCCATATCCACG GGGAACTGGTCCCTGAAGAGATTCAAGATGGACCGTCAGGGTGTCACCCAGGtcctctctcgtctctcctACATCTCGGCTCTCGGCATGATGACCAGGATCTCCTCCCAGTTTGAGAAGACCAGGAAGGTCAGCGGTCCGCGCTCCCTTCAGCCGTCACAGTGGGGCATGCTGTGTCCGTCTGACACTCCTGAGGGAGAG GCCTGTGGTCTGGTAAAGAACTTGGCTCTGATGACCCACATCACCACCGACATGGAGGACGGTCCGATCATCAAGCTGGCCTTCAACCTCGGGGTAGAAGACGTCAACCTACTGTGTGGAGAGGAGCTCTCGTACCCCAGCGTCTTCCTCGTTTTCCTCAATG GTAACATTCTCGGTGTGATTCGGGATCATCATAAGCTAGTCGGCACTTTCAGACTGATGCGCAGGGCGGGTTTCATCAACGAGTTTGTGTCCATCTCGACCAACTTGACCGACCGCTGCGTCTACATCTCTTCTGATGGAGGACGTCTCTGCAG GCCGTACATCATTGTGAAGAAAGGACAGCCGATGGTGAAGAACAAACACATTGAAGATCTGTCACAGGGCTACAG aACCTTTGAGGACTTTCTGCATGAGGGCCTGGTGGAGTACCTGGATGTTAACGAGGAGAATGATTGTCAGATCGCTCTTTATGAACACGTGATTTGCAA agacacaacacacttGGAGATCGAGCCCTTCACACTGTTAGGAGTGTGTGCTGGCCTCATTCCCTACCCCCACCACAACCAGTCCCCCAGGAACACATACCAGTGCGCTATGGGCAAGCAGGCAATGG GTACTATTGGCTACAACCAGAGGAATCGTATCGACACTCTGATGTACCTGCTGGCTTATCCTCAGAAGCCCATGGTCAAAACGAAAACTATCGAGATGATTGATTTTGAGAAGCTTCCCGCCGGTCAAAATGCCACCGTGGCCGTGATGAGCTACAGCGGCTACGACATTGAGGATGCTTTAGTCCTCAATAAAGCCTCTCTCGACAGAG GATTTGGCCGCTGCCTAGTTTATAAAAATGCGAAGTGCACGCTGAGACGTTACACCAACCAAACCTTTGACAAGGTAATGGGGCCCATGTTGGACGCTGCTACACGAAAGCCCATCTGGAGGCACAGCATTCTGGATGCTGATGGCATCTGCTCCCCTG GTGAGAAAGTTGAGAATAAGCAGGTGTTGGTGAACAAATCCATGCCAACTGTCACCCAGACACCACTGGAGGGCAGTACCCAGCCAGGCCAGCCCCAGTACAGAGACGTGCCCGTCAG CTATAAGGGCTCAACAGACTCGTACATCGAGAAGGTGATGATATCCTCCAACGCTGAAGATGCTTTCCTCATCAAGATCCTCCTGAGGCAGACCAGGAGACCCGAGATCGGAGACAAATTCAGCAGTCGGCACGGACAGAAAG gtgtttGTGGTCTTATCGTTCCTCAGGAGGACATGCCGTTCTGTGACTCTGGTATCTGTCCAGATATCATCATGAACCCTCACGGATACCCCTCCAGAATGACG GTGGGTAAGCTGATAGAGCTGCTGGCTGGGAAGGCGGGGGTCCTGGATGGACGCTTTCACTACGGCACAGCCTTCGGAGGCAGCAAGGTGAAGGATGTGTGTGAAGATCTCATCCGTTATGGATACAACTATCAGGGCAAAGATTACGTCACCTCAGGAATCACAGG AGAACCTCTGGAGGCTTACATCTATTTTGGACCGGTGTATTATCAGAAACTGAAGCACATGGTCTTGGACAAAATGCACGCCAGAGCCCGAGGGCCCAGAGCTGTTCTCACCAG GCAGCCTACTGAGGGACGCTCTAGAGATGGAGGTCTGCGTCTGGGCGAGATGGAGCGTGACTGTCTGATCGGCTATGGAGCGAGCATGTTACTGCTGGAGCGCCTCATGATCTCTAGTGACGCCTTTGAGGTGGACGTGTGCGGACAGTGCGGCCTGTTGGGATACTCTGGGTG GTGTCACTACTGTAAGTCTTCCTGCCACGTTTCCACGCTGCGTATTCCATACGCCTGCAAGCTGCTGTTCCAGGAGCTGCAGTCCATGAACATCATCCCCCGACTCAAACTGTCACGCTACAACGAGTGA
- the endouc gene encoding uridylate-specific endoribonuclease C, translating into MAARFCGIVFFLTLFPTGLNAARPAVNQELSTLFNELWTLDVNRMTPAVDYTISTQGRAGFVNQGNHVVQDHASLPLFSSVNETKLNNINTFSRFTKLLDNYEHSTGTAERVTAEERTEINLFLDAVLETEVMKRAHRYLVSKGKSSSILRLFKSQLHLIWFQLYRRQRNADLDSSGFEHVFVGETKSGTEIVGFHNWVQFYLQEKNSNLDYKGYKARDHDLPDQDDHVLNLQFSWHGLVKPVGSAFIGTSPEFEMALFTVVFLMNTERSTTVLVNIDQCQIELVVIRHGRSLGTAYPKLHSSNSRHIRQDSH; encoded by the exons ATGGCTGCAcg GTTCTGTGGAATTGTTTTCTTCCTTACATTGTTCCCCACTGGACTAAATGCAGCAAG ACCAGCTGTAAACCAGGAGCTTTCCACTCTTTTTAACGAGCTGTGGACGCTGGATGTGAACAGAATGACACCTGCTGTTGACTACACAATCTCTACTCAG GGTCGAGCAGGTTTTGTAAACCAGGGAAACCATGTTGTTCAGGATCACGCCTCACTGCCTCTGTTCTCCAGCGTTAATGAAACCAAACTGAACAACATAAACACTTTCTCca GGTTCACAAAACTTCTGGACAACTATGAGCACTCCACTGGCACGGCTGAACGTGTTACAGCTGAGGAGCGGACGGAGATTAATCTATTCCTGGATGCCGTCTTAGAGACAGAAGTCATGAAG CGGGCTCATAGGTACCTGGTGAGCAAAGGAAAGTCCAGCTCCATCCTGAGGTTGTTTAAGAGTCAGCTGCACCTGATCTGGTTCCAGCTCTACCGCAGACAGAGAAACGCAGA CCTGGACTCCAGTGGATTCGAGCATGTCTTTGTCGGAGAGACAAAATCTGGAACAGAAATTGTTGGTTTTCACAACTGGGTCCAGTTCTacctgcaagaaaaaaacagcaacttgGACTACAAGGGATACAAGGCCAGGGATCATGACTTA CCCGATCAAGACGACCACGTCCTGAACCTCCAGTTCAGCTGGCACGGTTTGGTGAAGCCCGTTGGCAGCGCCTTTATCGGGACTAGCCCTGAGTTCGAAATGGCCCTCTTCACCGTCGTCTTCCTCATGAACACAGAGAGGAGCACCACCGTGCTGGTCAACATCGACCAGTGTCAGATTGAGCTTGTGGTCATCAGACATGGACGCTCCCTTGGGACGGCATACCCCAAACTGCACAGCAGCAACAGCCGGCATATTAGACAGGACTCACACTGA